The following coding sequences lie in one Pontibacter sp. G13 genomic window:
- a CDS encoding peptide MFS transporter, which produces MNTKDALYQHGKVLGHPSGLFVLFFTEMWERFSFYGMRVLLVNFLTMTLIGYNPGWEWSAENATALFGTYAMMLYVTPIIGGIIADRYIGYRLAVVLGALIMTGGHALMALETEFSLYGGLALLVLGTGFFKPNITSIISEMYKSHPEKKDGAYTIFYMGVNSGAFFGMMLCGYLAEKIGWAWGFGLAGVFMLLGTLQFWFATPLFGKIGAKPDPQAVSEPAKEKSQESSDTEKRNPFNIIDWILIAVCSLIGLGYAFNDPMSKIGGIDMFSALSIGEMQGQYVAVLFGLALFIGLVIYRIVRYTPVVRDRMIAFIIFAFFTVFFWMCFEQGASSLVIFARDSVQRELLGNAAIIFKIANAILTVVPLMIITYVLYLLGKQTGKKIGTSNIVLIVCFLGMWGLVGWMLNREFNTTAYNVSYQAEQVQVLDDKGQPKKDDAGNFVYTYNPITTQTEVATLENPVVGREVVIGEAFLELAVGTEIPMIVKDNGGTTFAYLDDKRLAKAYEHGKVNDRDAGVIQATVKEVKDNWVDIPVSWFSILNSFFIIAFASFFSKWWDSKYNPSAAMKYGLGLIIMAVGFGLLAIGAYGLEDGVKVSMVWLILAYLFHTLGELCLSPVGLSYVSKLVPARMIALMFGMWYLAIAIGNKLAALLGGQIESITEEYSLSTFFLIFTITPIVAGILVILAGRPLKKLMHGIH; this is translated from the coding sequence ATGAACACGAAAGACGCGCTTTATCAGCATGGCAAGGTCCTGGGGCATCCCTCGGGTCTATTCGTGCTGTTTTTTACCGAAATGTGGGAGAGATTCTCCTTTTATGGGATGCGGGTCCTATTGGTGAACTTCCTCACCATGACCCTGATCGGCTATAATCCAGGCTGGGAATGGTCCGCTGAAAATGCTACCGCTCTGTTTGGGACATATGCCATGATGCTGTATGTGACCCCGATCATCGGTGGAATTATTGCCGACCGATACATCGGATATCGACTGGCAGTTGTGCTCGGAGCTCTCATCATGACGGGGGGCCACGCCTTGATGGCCCTTGAAACAGAGTTTTCGTTGTATGGTGGATTGGCACTATTGGTATTAGGAACGGGCTTTTTCAAGCCCAATATCACTTCTATCATATCTGAGATGTACAAGTCTCACCCCGAGAAAAAAGACGGTGCATATACCATCTTCTACATGGGCGTAAACTCAGGCGCATTCTTCGGCATGATGCTCTGTGGATATTTGGCTGAAAAAATCGGATGGGCTTGGGGGTTCGGTCTCGCAGGTGTGTTCATGTTGCTCGGTACCCTTCAATTCTGGTTTGCCACTCCACTCTTTGGTAAAATCGGCGCCAAACCTGATCCACAAGCCGTATCTGAGCCTGCCAAAGAAAAATCTCAAGAATCTTCAGATACGGAAAAGCGCAACCCGTTCAATATCATTGACTGGATCTTGATTGCGGTTTGCAGCTTGATTGGACTCGGGTATGCATTCAATGATCCGATGTCCAAAATCGGTGGAATCGACATGTTCTCCGCGTTGAGTATCGGCGAGATGCAAGGACAGTATGTAGCCGTATTATTCGGACTTGCCTTGTTCATCGGCTTGGTCATCTATCGGATTGTTCGTTATACACCAGTAGTGCGAGACAGAATGATTGCCTTCATCATTTTCGCATTCTTCACGGTGTTTTTCTGGATGTGCTTCGAACAAGGGGCATCTTCCCTCGTAATTTTCGCGCGTGATTCCGTACAACGTGAATTGCTGGGCAACGCAGCCATCATCTTCAAAATCGCCAACGCGATTTTGACAGTCGTTCCGTTGATGATCATCACCTATGTATTGTACCTGTTGGGAAAACAGACAGGTAAAAAAATCGGCACCTCAAATATCGTATTGATTGTCTGTTTCCTCGGTATGTGGGGCCTTGTAGGCTGGATGCTCAACCGCGAATTCAATACGACCGCCTACAACGTAAGCTACCAAGCTGAGCAAGTTCAGGTGCTCGATGACAAAGGCCAGCCCAAAAAGGACGATGCTGGAAACTTCGTGTACACTTACAACCCCATCACTACCCAAACTGAGGTTGCCACACTGGAAAACCCAGTTGTTGGCAGAGAGGTCGTGATTGGAGAGGCATTTCTTGAATTGGCCGTAGGAACAGAAATTCCGATGATCGTCAAGGACAATGGTGGTACTACTTTCGCCTACCTGGACGACAAGCGTCTTGCCAAGGCCTACGAGCACGGAAAAGTCAATGACCGAGATGCAGGGGTGATTCAGGCGACTGTCAAGGAAGTCAAGGACAACTGGGTTGATATTCCAGTATCTTGGTTCAGCATCTTGAACTCATTCTTCATCATCGCCTTTGCTTCCTTCTTCTCTAAATGGTGGGATAGCAAGTACAATCCATCCGCAGCCATGAAATATGGCCTGGGACTGATTATCATGGCAGTGGGTTTTGGCCTGCTGGCCATCGGGGCCTATGGTTTGGAAGATGGTGTGAAAGTGAGTATGGTCTGGTTGATCCTCGCATACCTGTTCCACACGCTAGGAGAATTGTGCCTCTCCCCAGTAGGACTTTCCTATGTAAGTAAGCTGGTACCTGCTCGGATGATTGCTCTGATGTTCGGGATGTGGTATTTGGCCATTGCCATCGGCAATAAGCTCGCTGCATTGCTGGGGGGACAGATCGAGTCTATCACTGAGGAATATTCCTTGTCAACATTCTTCCTCATCTTCACTATCACCCCCATTGTTGCGGGTATATTAGTGATCTTGGCGGGACGTCCGCTTAAGAAACTTATGCACGGCATCCACTAG
- a CDS encoding PEP-utilizing enzyme, protein MTKYDQLQRIKALGIPTPKFDSMPADPPGNLPDGIKYPVAVRSSYASEDQQAQSMAGQLISCLEVEEEEFPSAFKRVVEAYPKTDNQRVIVQEMLEPSHAGVLFAWRNHPWKVEFAEGLGTHVAGGLSQPESLLLPRFGRQDVFWSGLWSFWKPWGQDKQREKLVRPFIRLSFFAQQLLKDYGDEASLGLDIEFAISKGRMYVLQARPITTAEEAEEVLTSANHKETLPGHPSAMMTSIIESASPHLYTYYRKLDPSLPQRNFIEVSNDMPWINLTALLDAMAAWGLPTALVIDLVGGVDIYQIGFRPYRSIRKWRVFANVLREQMQVVGRTRRWVRATRKALNAEIDTRRMMWRNHPDLAFNNWLTNVQTLYVDLVTLTQALTGAMSGPIRWMSRMGLLHHLSESSESTKYLAALSQVFAGNLDRDDFLKQYGHRGFFESDIGQKRFAEYNDLDWAAMGQLVLPEKPAIEEPKRNWSGLDLILKPYMRMLYTREWLKNHAMRYFFQLREEILEQTQGRFGDKFDFSLYSPADLAKMLEEGPSPDEIPAPAPSRQTGWDLDAFLRNRNDRRIHVSHLSNVQAGTTGREDRGIGIYPGQVRGRIWKVEQHDLGSIPKPDFERTILLTETLDPAWIPMFVQVDGVLSRVGGILSHASIVLRESRIPAITQLPGDIQLQTGDEVEFDGRTGEVKILARAEQAD, encoded by the coding sequence ATGACCAAGTACGATCAACTGCAACGAATCAAGGCGCTCGGAATCCCTACCCCCAAATTCGATTCCATGCCAGCCGATCCTCCCGGGAATCTCCCCGATGGGATCAAATACCCCGTTGCTGTACGATCGAGCTATGCCTCCGAAGATCAACAGGCCCAAAGTATGGCTGGGCAGTTGATCTCCTGCCTAGAAGTGGAGGAAGAAGAATTTCCATCTGCCTTTAAACGGGTGGTCGAGGCGTATCCCAAGACCGACAATCAGCGTGTGATCGTCCAGGAAATGCTGGAACCTTCCCACGCTGGGGTGCTCTTTGCATGGCGGAATCATCCCTGGAAGGTGGAATTTGCCGAAGGGCTTGGGACACATGTGGCAGGTGGACTGTCTCAGCCTGAGAGTTTGCTACTGCCAAGATTTGGGCGACAAGATGTGTTTTGGTCGGGACTCTGGAGTTTCTGGAAGCCTTGGGGCCAAGACAAGCAACGCGAAAAATTGGTGCGACCATTCATCCGGCTATCGTTTTTTGCGCAGCAATTGCTCAAGGATTATGGCGATGAAGCCTCTTTGGGGTTGGATATCGAATTTGCGATTTCCAAAGGACGCATGTACGTTTTGCAGGCACGTCCCATCACCACCGCCGAGGAAGCCGAGGAGGTACTCACTTCCGCCAACCACAAGGAGACCCTGCCCGGGCATCCTTCCGCCATGATGACCTCCATCATCGAGTCGGCTTCCCCACATCTATACACCTATTATCGCAAATTGGACCCCTCGCTTCCTCAGCGGAATTTCATCGAGGTGTCCAATGATATGCCCTGGATCAATCTCACCGCCCTCCTAGACGCGATGGCGGCTTGGGGATTGCCTACCGCGCTGGTCATAGATCTCGTGGGGGGAGTGGATATCTACCAAATAGGCTTCCGACCCTATCGATCGATTCGCAAATGGCGGGTATTTGCCAATGTCCTCCGCGAACAGATGCAGGTGGTCGGTCGCACGCGTCGCTGGGTCCGCGCAACTAGAAAGGCACTCAACGCCGAAATAGATACACGGCGGATGATGTGGCGCAACCACCCCGATCTCGCATTCAACAATTGGCTCACGAATGTCCAGACCTTGTATGTCGATCTCGTGACCTTGACGCAGGCATTGACGGGCGCGATGTCTGGACCGATCCGATGGATGAGCCGGATGGGACTGCTCCATCATCTCTCCGAATCCAGCGAGAGTACCAAATATTTGGCTGCGCTCAGTCAAGTGTTTGCCGGAAATCTCGATCGCGACGATTTCCTCAAGCAATATGGACATCGTGGATTCTTCGAATCGGACATCGGGCAGAAGCGTTTTGCAGAATACAACGATTTGGACTGGGCTGCAATGGGGCAACTCGTGCTGCCGGAAAAACCTGCCATCGAGGAACCCAAGCGCAATTGGTCCGGACTCGATCTGATCCTCAAGCCCTATATGCGGATGCTCTATACCCGCGAATGGCTGAAGAATCACGCCATGCGATATTTCTTTCAGTTGAGGGAGGAGATTTTGGAGCAGACCCAAGGGCGCTTTGGCGATAAGTTCGATTTCTCGCTCTACAGCCCTGCCGACCTCGCCAAGATGCTTGAAGAAGGCCCTAGCCCCGATGAGATTCCTGCACCTGCTCCTTCGAGACAGACCGGGTGGGATCTCGATGCATTCCTGCGCAATCGCAATGACCGAAGAATCCACGTTTCGCACCTCAGCAATGTCCAAGCGGGTACCACTGGTCGCGAGGATCGGGGCATCGGTATTTATCCCGGGCAGGTACGAGGCCGAATTTGGAAGGTCGAGCAACACGATCTCGGGTCGATTCCCAAGCCAGATTTTGAGCGGACCATCTTGCTGACGGAGACCCTCGATCCAGCATGGATTCCCATGTTTGTGCAGGTAGATGGCGTTCTTTCCCGAGTTGGCGGCATTCTGTCTCATGCCTCGATTGTCCTTCGGGAATCCCGAATTCCCGCTATCACCCAATTGCCAGGCGATATTCAGCTCCAGACCGGAGACGAGGTGGAGTTTGATGGCCGGACCGGTGAAGTCAAGATTCTCGCCCGGGCCGAACAAGCCGACTAA
- a CDS encoding PAS domain-containing sensor histidine kinase, whose amino-acid sequence MLREVNHSSSTQTQKIRKLLAELELLKDGYKQKMRDVFSLLNDADFPDNSGEQAMVDDLWTLRESAYRQYYDLLTGFSASPVPNPSPAQTPIKYPDLDATYAMIQQAPTPLLILDLDLRVEEINPAGQSLLKVSLGIDLRPGTRLMEAIPEAVQGPWKSIFYEVLSGSAKEETLQFVHQEELQSYEISCFPLKDSTGTIQGVAAIGRNITSWVKSHSELKQKDRMFSSIAQSIREGIFRIFPDTGIRFMNLACVEMFGYVSVDEMKGISPNDLFAQPHGMLRFSALMESLGELENEEVEFLRKDGSTFWGLISCIKTDRPDGQVCYDGAIRDITPQREAQDHIEAQNAQLQKINRELDQFVYSTTHDLRAPLASIQGLITVSKMADTPEDQRKYLDLMERSVEKLDAFIKKVVGYSRNSRGEIQYEPVDICLMAEEIFQGLAFGPGAEHIQASVTQSGAGRMVTDRSRMEVLLKNLISNSFQYANVDQERPFVHVHLNLTATHDILTVADNGKGIDPRFRDRVFNMFFRASNESSGSGLGLYIVKEIVEKLQGKIELKSQLGEGTTFTLTFPKQVPSNETAAPHQAGEA is encoded by the coding sequence ATGCTTAGGGAAGTGAATCACTCCTCCTCTACTCAAACCCAAAAAATTCGCAAACTGCTTGCAGAGCTTGAACTCCTCAAAGATGGGTACAAGCAAAAAATGAGAGATGTATTCTCTTTGCTCAACGACGCCGACTTCCCGGACAACTCCGGAGAGCAGGCGATGGTGGATGATCTCTGGACGCTCAGAGAATCCGCTTACCGGCAGTATTACGATCTCTTGACTGGGTTTTCAGCCTCTCCAGTTCCCAATCCCTCCCCTGCTCAAACTCCCATCAAGTATCCAGATCTGGATGCAACCTATGCCATGATCCAGCAGGCGCCTACACCGCTGCTCATCCTAGACTTGGATCTCCGCGTTGAGGAAATCAACCCAGCAGGCCAAAGCCTCCTCAAAGTATCGCTTGGCATTGATTTGAGGCCCGGAACCCGACTCATGGAAGCCATTCCCGAGGCCGTACAAGGACCGTGGAAATCCATCTTCTACGAGGTACTCTCCGGCAGTGCCAAGGAGGAAACCCTCCAATTTGTGCATCAGGAAGAATTGCAATCCTATGAGATATCCTGTTTTCCCCTCAAGGATTCGACAGGCACCATTCAAGGGGTAGCGGCAATCGGGCGGAACATCACCAGTTGGGTCAAATCACACAGCGAACTCAAGCAAAAGGACCGTATGTTCTCCTCAATTGCGCAGAGCATTCGTGAAGGGATATTCCGCATTTTTCCGGATACGGGGATTCGGTTCATGAATCTCGCATGTGTGGAGATGTTTGGCTATGTCTCCGTTGATGAAATGAAAGGCATCAGTCCCAATGATTTATTTGCCCAGCCTCATGGGATGCTGAGATTCTCGGCATTGATGGAATCGCTCGGAGAATTGGAAAATGAAGAGGTGGAATTTCTCCGAAAAGACGGCTCCACCTTCTGGGGGCTCATCAGCTGCATTAAAACCGATCGGCCTGATGGACAGGTTTGCTATGATGGGGCGATTCGGGACATCACCCCCCAAAGAGAAGCCCAGGACCACATCGAGGCCCAAAATGCCCAACTCCAGAAAATCAATCGCGAACTGGATCAATTTGTCTACAGCACAACGCACGATCTCCGGGCACCCTTGGCATCTATTCAGGGTTTGATCACGGTTTCCAAAATGGCCGACACTCCCGAGGATCAGCGAAAATACCTCGACCTCATGGAGCGCAGCGTGGAAAAGCTGGATGCATTCATCAAAAAGGTCGTCGGATACTCGCGCAATAGCCGAGGTGAAATTCAATACGAACCAGTGGACATCTGCCTCATGGCAGAGGAAATCTTCCAAGGGCTGGCATTTGGGCCGGGCGCGGAGCATATTCAAGCGTCGGTGACACAGTCAGGTGCAGGTCGGATGGTGACCGACAGATCGCGTATGGAGGTCCTCTTGAAAAATCTCATCTCCAATTCCTTCCAGTATGCCAACGTGGATCAGGAACGGCCCTTCGTACATGTCCACCTGAACTTGACCGCTACTCATGATATCCTCACAGTCGCCGACAATGGAAAGGGAATCGATCCAAGATTTCGGGATCGCGTATTCAACATGTTTTTCCGAGCCTCCAATGAAAGTTCTGGATCGGGCTTGGGCCTTTACATCGTCAAGGAAATCGTGGAGAAACTTCAAGGCAAAATCGAACTCAAGAGCCAGTTGGGAGAGGGTACGACCTTTACTTTGACCTTTCCCAAACAAGTTCCCTCCAACGAAACCGCCGCTCCCCATCAAGCTGGAGAAGCCTGA
- a CDS encoding RNA polymerase sigma factor encodes MRTFTLNETERALVEGCLQQNRKSQEQLYQRYKDAMYTLSYRITQDFELAQDVLQEAFLAVFRGIHSFRQESTLGAWIKTIVVRTAYKKVKKQAPTESLEAVIRQEPIDWGDYLDAEYLEQAIQGLPPGYRSVFVLIEIEGYSHKEVAATLGISVGTSKSQLYYAKRHLQRTIKALGIRS; translated from the coding sequence GTGCGAACGTTTACCCTAAACGAAACGGAAAGAGCTCTGGTCGAAGGCTGCCTTCAGCAAAACCGGAAGTCACAGGAGCAACTGTATCAGCGTTACAAAGACGCGATGTACACCTTGTCCTATCGGATCACCCAAGATTTCGAGCTTGCTCAGGATGTGCTGCAAGAAGCGTTTTTGGCAGTTTTCCGTGGAATCCATTCTTTCCGTCAAGAATCGACCCTAGGTGCTTGGATCAAGACCATCGTGGTCCGTACGGCCTACAAGAAGGTCAAGAAACAAGCGCCCACCGAATCGCTCGAAGCGGTTATTCGTCAGGAACCCATCGATTGGGGAGATTATTTGGATGCCGAATATCTCGAACAGGCCATTCAGGGATTGCCTCCCGGCTACCGTTCGGTATTTGTGCTCATCGAGATTGAAGGATATAGCCACAAGGAAGTTGCCGCAACGCTCGGCATCTCTGTCGGCACCTCCAAGTCTCAACTTTATTATGCCAAGCGACATCTCCAACGTACCATCAAAGCACTCGGCATCAGATCATGA
- a CDS encoding transcriptional regulator: MKEALDKLDKVFENRIRLGIMSLLMVNEEVHFSVIKKNLGVSDGNLASHIKMLRKHEYIDETKTFLNRKPHTTYHATDLGKKAFQTHLDALEQILKGYSQSED, from the coding sequence GTGAAGGAAGCATTAGACAAACTCGATAAGGTTTTTGAGAATCGGATTCGATTGGGCATCATGTCCCTACTCATGGTGAATGAGGAGGTGCATTTTAGCGTGATCAAAAAGAATCTGGGGGTGTCGGATGGCAATTTGGCTAGTCATATCAAAATGCTTCGGAAGCACGAGTACATCGACGAGACCAAAACCTTCCTCAACCGAAAACCGCATACGACCTACCACGCAACGGATCTCGGCAAAAAGGCCTTTCAGACCCATCTTGATGCATTGGAGCAAATCCTCAAAGGATACTCCCAGTCGGAGGATTAG
- the kbl gene encoding glycine C-acetyltransferase, whose protein sequence is MHTKFLEHLSEELKEIEQAGLYKKERVITSAQGAEIQVSTGEEVLNFCANNYLGLSSDSRVVEAAKATIDTHGFGMSSVRFICGTQDIHKELESKISNFLQTEDTILYAAAFDANGGVFEPIIGKEDAIISDTLNHASIIDGVRLCKAERHRYKHNDMEDLEIQLQATQHCRTRIIVTDGVFSMDGTIAQLDKICDLADKYDALVMVDECHATGFMGKTGRGTIEHCDVMGRVDIITGTLGKALGGASGGFTSGKKEIIDMLRQKSRPYLFSNTLAPSIVGASIAVFDLLSQTTELRDKLEENTIYFREQMTAAGFDLKPGSHAIVPIMLYDAPLAQSFADKLLEKGIYVIGFFYPVVPKGQARIRVQLSAAHDRGHLDRAIAAFTEIGKELKVIS, encoded by the coding sequence ATGCACACGAAATTTCTCGAGCATTTGAGCGAAGAGCTCAAGGAGATTGAACAGGCAGGACTCTACAAAAAAGAGCGTGTCATTACTAGCGCTCAAGGTGCTGAAATTCAGGTTTCTACGGGTGAAGAAGTGTTGAACTTCTGCGCCAATAATTACCTCGGTTTGTCCTCCGATTCAAGGGTGGTTGAGGCCGCAAAAGCGACCATTGATACCCACGGGTTTGGGATGTCCTCAGTTCGTTTTATTTGTGGAACACAGGACATTCATAAAGAACTGGAATCGAAAATTTCGAATTTCCTTCAAACCGAAGACACGATTTTGTACGCCGCAGCCTTTGATGCCAACGGCGGGGTCTTTGAACCCATCATCGGCAAGGAGGACGCGATCATTTCCGATACCCTCAATCATGCTTCCATCATTGATGGGGTCCGTTTGTGCAAAGCCGAGCGTCACCGCTACAAGCACAATGACATGGAAGATCTCGAAATCCAACTACAGGCGACACAGCATTGCCGTACGCGGATCATCGTGACAGATGGGGTTTTCTCTATGGACGGTACCATCGCGCAATTGGACAAGATCTGTGATTTGGCAGATAAGTATGACGCTTTGGTCATGGTAGACGAATGTCATGCGACCGGATTCATGGGCAAAACAGGTAGAGGAACCATCGAGCATTGTGATGTGATGGGTCGTGTGGATATCATCACTGGCACATTGGGCAAAGCACTTGGAGGCGCCTCTGGTGGATTTACTTCTGGAAAAAAGGAGATCATCGACATGCTTCGCCAGAAATCTCGTCCGTATTTGTTCTCCAACACTTTGGCACCTTCCATCGTGGGGGCTTCCATCGCAGTATTCGACTTGCTAAGCCAAACCACCGAATTGCGCGACAAATTGGAAGAGAATACGATCTACTTCCGTGAGCAAATGACCGCTGCCGGTTTTGACCTGAAACCCGGATCTCACGCGATTGTACCCATCATGCTGTATGATGCACCTTTGGCACAATCCTTCGCCGACAAACTTCTGGAGAAGGGAATCTATGTGATTGGCTTCTTCTATCCGGTTGTACCCAAGGGACAAGCCCGAATTCGGGTTCAATTGTCTGCGGCACACGATCGTGGCCACTTGGATCGTGCGATTGCAGCATTTACCGAAATTGGCAAGGAGTTGAAGGTCATTTCTTAG